A single Tuberibacillus sp. Marseille-P3662 DNA region contains:
- the panC gene encoding pantoate--beta-alanine ligase, with product MKVVTTPREYQSLIADYQNEGQSIAFVPTMGFLHEGHLSLIDKAKKKSDIVVMSIFVNPTQFGPNEDFDSYPRNLSRDKVLAEQYGVHIVFIPKVEDMYPNNRMFMVNVLDRVDVLCGASRPGHFDGVATVLLKLFNIIRPDTAFFGMKDAQQLAVVKGLVESFHMPVTVVGCPTVREADGLAKSSRNVRLTDIERTEAVHIFKVLEKAKHDYEQGVLAIQSIQSTVLNELNRYIKNGSIDYVEVYTYPELNFQFETANQMIIAVAIQYSQARLIDNVVIEL from the coding sequence ATGAAAGTGGTTACAACTCCAAGGGAATATCAATCGCTAATCGCTGATTATCAAAATGAGGGTCAATCGATCGCCTTCGTACCAACGATGGGTTTTTTACATGAAGGTCACTTATCATTGATTGATAAGGCTAAAAAAAAGTCTGATATTGTTGTTATGAGTATTTTTGTTAATCCGACCCAATTTGGCCCGAATGAAGATTTTGACAGTTATCCAAGGAATCTGTCAAGAGACAAGGTTTTAGCTGAGCAATATGGCGTCCATATCGTATTCATTCCTAAGGTGGAGGATATGTATCCTAATAACCGGATGTTTATGGTGAATGTTTTGGATCGTGTTGATGTCTTATGCGGAGCCAGTCGGCCAGGTCACTTTGACGGGGTTGCGACAGTGTTGTTAAAGCTTTTCAACATCATCCGACCGGATACTGCTTTCTTTGGCATGAAGGACGCCCAACAATTGGCAGTTGTTAAAGGTCTGGTTGAAAGTTTTCATATGCCTGTGACCGTTGTGGGCTGTCCGACCGTTCGTGAGGCCGATGGGTTAGCGAAAAGTTCTCGCAATGTTCGTTTAACCGACATTGAAAGGACAGAGGCCGTTCATATTTTTAAAGTGCTTGAAAAGGCGAAACATGATTATGAACAAGGGGTTTTAGCTATTCAGTCGATTCAATCGACCGTTTTAAATGAACTAAATAGGTATATTAAGAATGGAAGCATTGATTATGTAGAGGTTTACACTTATCCTGAACTTAATTTTCAATTTGAAACAGCTAACCAAATGATCATTGCTGTTGCCATTCAATATTCACAAGCTCGACTGATCGATAATGTTGTGATTGAACTTTAA
- a CDS encoding YpmA family protein, which produces MGEQAELVSTVNIQRMDELYQIIDILNKTLKHQGYIFGLSQHEEQWVFRIYQTQVNGSS; this is translated from the coding sequence ATGGGAGAACAAGCAGAATTGGTTTCAACTGTCAATATTCAACGCATGGATGAATTATATCAAATCATCGATATTCTAAATAAAACGTTGAAGCATCAGGGCTACATATTTGGATTGTCGCAGCATGAGGAACAGTGGGTGTTTCGTATTTATCAGACACAAGTGAATGGATCATCATGA
- a CDS encoding pyridoxal phosphate-dependent aminotransferase — protein MELSNRAEQITPSSTLAITAKANELKSQGHDVIGLAAGEPDYNTPNHIIQAATEAAKNGHTKYTPSGGMPALKEAIKDKFQNDQGLNYETNNIIVTTGAKHALYLTFQALINPGDEVIIPAPYWVSYPEQVKLAGGNPVVIPALEDHHFRITVDQLRGVVTEKTKALVINSPSNPTGMIYKPEELKAIGKFCLENGITVVSDEIYETLIYDGAEVTSMASLSPELKDNTVIINGVSKSHAMTGWRIGYAAGPSDMIKAMTNIASHSTSNPASISQHAALAAYTGPQEPLKDMRDAFEERLNYAFERVINIPGLACIKPKGAFYLFPNARKASEMCGFNHVSEWVKALLEEQKVGLVPGEGFGAPDYVRLSYAISLEQMKEALDRINQFMEDHI, from the coding sequence ATGGAATTATCCAATCGGGCGGAACAAATTACACCATCATCGACATTAGCCATCACAGCTAAAGCTAATGAATTAAAAAGCCAAGGGCACGATGTCATCGGTTTGGCAGCAGGTGAACCAGATTATAATACACCCAACCACATTATTCAAGCAGCTACGGAAGCCGCTAAGAATGGTCATACGAAATATACCCCATCAGGTGGCATGCCGGCCTTAAAGGAAGCGATTAAAGATAAGTTCCAAAATGATCAAGGGCTTAATTATGAAACCAATAATATTATCGTGACAACGGGAGCCAAACACGCCTTATATTTAACGTTTCAAGCTTTGATTAATCCAGGTGATGAAGTCATCATTCCGGCACCATATTGGGTCAGCTATCCCGAGCAAGTAAAATTGGCTGGCGGAAATCCGGTAGTTATCCCCGCTTTGGAAGATCATCACTTCAGAATAACTGTGGACCAACTTAGAGGCGTCGTAACCGAGAAAACGAAAGCGTTGGTTATCAATTCACCGAGTAACCCAACAGGGATGATATACAAACCTGAAGAACTTAAAGCTATTGGTAAGTTTTGTCTAGAAAATGGCATAACTGTGGTTTCAGATGAAATTTATGAGACGTTGATTTATGATGGTGCTGAGGTAACATCAATGGCCTCCTTGTCACCTGAACTGAAAGACAATACGGTTATTATAAATGGTGTTTCTAAATCACATGCTATGACAGGATGGCGTATTGGATACGCAGCGGGACCGTCTGATATGATTAAAGCTATGACCAATATTGCAAGTCACAGTACATCTAATCCGGCATCAATATCCCAACATGCTGCTTTGGCAGCTTATACAGGACCTCAAGAGCCTTTGAAGGACATGAGGGATGCGTTTGAGGAACGACTGAATTATGCCTTTGAGCGTGTTATTAATATTCCAGGATTAGCATGCATAAAACCTAAAGGCGCTTTTTACTTGTTCCCAAATGCACGTAAGGCAAGTGAGATGTGTGGTTTTAATCATGTATCGGAATGGGTTAAAGCATTGCTTGAAGAACAGAAAGTCGGGTTAGTCCCAGGTGAAGGATTTGGCGCTCCTGATTATGTAAGATTGTCCTATGCCATATCATTGGAACAAATGAAAGAAGCGCTAGATCGTATTAACCAATTCATGGAAGATCATATTTAG